A DNA window from Pyrus communis chromosome 3, drPyrComm1.1, whole genome shotgun sequence contains the following coding sequences:
- the LOC137728131 gene encoding uncharacterized protein: MIAVCNHDSYFVQKKDAFGVMGLILEQTITAALRMLAYGASADQVDEIARMGTSPILESLMRFCGAIKSIYTTEYLRRHTEMDLQRLLKKGEMRDFLGMIGSINLPCLRSAKEKDFASCQEGCRKDVERCFGILQARWAIVKGAARMFDLESLRSIMMTCTILHNMIVEDEYNYDAVDEYEPDTMNNSRTQIYCAHDATEEPVQHEPLEKDERYNEKLIQRYTVLQRPYMHNAWQIDLIEH, from the exons atgattgctgtttgcaaccatgattcttactttgtgcaaaagaaggatGCTTTTGGTGTTATGGGTCTCATTCTTGAGCAAacaattactgctgccttgcggatgcttgcatatggagcatctgcagaccaagtggatgagatagcaAGGATGGGGACATcacccattcttgagtccctgatgaggttttgtggAGCAATCAAATCTATCTACACCACAGAGTACCTCCGGAGACATACTgagatggacttgcaaaggcttctgaagaagggtgagatgcgagattttcttgggatgattggaagcatcaaTT TGCCATGTTTgagaagtgcaaaggaaaaagactttgcaagctgtcaagaggggtgcaggaaggatgtggagcgttgttttggtatcctccaagctcgatGGGCGATTGTCAAGGGTGCTGccagaatgtttgatttagagtcgcttcgatccatcatgatgacgtgcaccattcttcacaacatgattgtggaagatgagtacaaTTATGATgctgttgatgaatatgagccagacacgatgaacaattccagaacacaaatatattgtgctcatgacgccaccgaagaacccgtgcaacacgagccattAGAAAAGGATGAACGTTACAATGAAaagctcattcaacgatatactgtacttcaaaggccatatatgcacaatgcctggcaaattgacttgatagagcactag